A genomic window from Lasioglossum baleicum chromosome 7, iyLasBale1, whole genome shotgun sequence includes:
- the Su(h) gene encoding recombining binding protein suppressor of hairless, which yields MPHQFGLPAMAHGMQSPPSPTSVMSVYPRFGSGVYRPDHQDQRLTREAMERYLRDRSDMVIVILHAKVAQKSYGNEKRFFCPPPCIYLFGDGWRMRQEQMLREGESEQSAQLCAFIGIGNSDQDMQQLDLNNGKQYCAAKTLYISDSDKRKHFMLSVKMFYGSGHDIGVFHSKRIKVISKPSKKKQSLKNADLCIASGTKVALFNRLRSQTVSTRYLHVENGNFHASSTQWGAFTIHLLDDNESESEEFQVRDGYVHYGSTVKLVCSVTGMALPRLVIRKVDKQMASLEADDPVSQLHKCAFYMKDTDHMYLCLSQERIIQFQATPCPKEANKEMINDGACWTIISTDKAEYQFFEGMGPVRSPVTPVPLVHSLHLNGGGDVAMLELTGDNFTPNLQVWFGDVEAETMYRCQESMLCVVPDISQFRGEWLWVRQPTQVPVSLVRNDGIIYATGLTFTYTPEPGPRPHCPPADEIMRAPRAMHNQASMPPAIADVPWNTHQPPQPGL from the coding sequence ATGCCACACCAGTTCGGACTGCCCGCGATGGCGCATGGAATGCAATCTCCTCCCTCGCCGACCTCGGTGATGTCGGTGTACCCTCGATTCGGGTCCGGCGTCTACAGACCGGATCACCAGGACCAGCGGTTGACGCGCGAGGCGATGGAGCGTTATCTGCGTGACAGGAGCGACATGGTGATCGTAATCCTGCACGCGAAGGTCGCGCAGAAATCATACGGCAACGAGAAACGGTTTTTCTGTCCTCCGCCGTGCAtttacctgttcggggacggaTGGAGGATGCGGCAGGAGCAGATGCTCCGTGAAGGTGAGAGCGAGCAGTCGGCGCAGCTCTGCGCATTCATCGGGATCGGCAACTCCGACCAGGACATGCAGCAGCTGGACCTGAACAACGGGAAACAGTATTGTGCCGCGAAAACATTGTACATATCCGACTCGGACAAGCGGAAGCACTTTATGCTTTCCGTGAAAATGTTTTACGGTAGCGGGCACGACATCGGGGTATTCCACAGTAAAAGGATCAAAGTGATCTCGAAGCCGTCGAAGAAGAAGCAGTCGTTGAAGAACGCGGACCTGTGCATCGCGAGCGGGACGAAAGTCGCGTTGTTCAACCGATTGCGCTCGCAAACGGTGAGCACGCGTTACCTGCACGTGGAGAACGGCAATTTCCACGCGAGCTCGACGCAGTGGGGTGCGTTCACGATACATCTTTTAGACGACAACGAGAGCGAGTCGGAAGAGTTCCAAGTCCGGGACGGGTACGTGCATTATGGTAGCACGGTGAAGCTGGTGTGTTCGGTAACGGGAATGGCTCTGCCGCGTTTGGTCATCCGGAAGGTGGACAAGCAGATGGCCAGTTTGGAGGCCGACGATCCCGTCTCGCAGTTGCACAAATGCGCATTCTACATGAAGGATACCGACCACATGTACCTCTGCTTGTCGCAGGAACGCATAATACAATTCCAGGCGACTCCGTGTCCGAAGGAGGCGAATAAGGAAATGATCAACGATGGCGCCTGCTGGACGATCATCAGCACCGACAAGGCCGAGTACCAATTCTTCGAGGGCATGGGCCCGGTCAGGTCGCCGGTCACTCCGGTCCCGCTCGTTCACAGTTTGCATTTGAACGGCGGCGGAGACGTGGCGATGCTCGAGCTCACCGGCGACAACTTCACACCGAACCTGCAGGTCTGGTTCGGCGACGTAGAGGCCGAGACCATGTACAGGTGTCAGGAGAGCATGCTATGCGTGGTTCCGGACATCTCGCAGTTCAGGGGCGAGTGGCTCTGGGTGAGGCAGCCGACTCAGGTGCCGGTCTCCTTGGTTCGTAACGACGGGATCATCTACGCGACCGGATTGACGTTCACGTACACCCCGGAACCGGGTCCCAGGCCGCATTGTCCGCCGGCCGACGAGATCATGCGAGCTCCCCGTGCCATGCACAATCAAGCCAGCATGCCGCCCGCGATCGCGGATGTGCCCTGGAATACGCATCAGCCACCCCAGCCGGGTCTCTGA